In one Tessaracoccus palaemonis genomic region, the following are encoded:
- a CDS encoding sodium-translocating pyrophosphatase, with amino-acid sequence MNVSSPTSPTPPRPAADPGRSSTRRGRARRAVLLGSAALLLAGCAGGGGTSGHEIGGEANLQLPDLGQVSFIGLPGDVLLGLGLIVCALGLCFGVLTYRSLKRMPAHQAMREISELIYTTCKAYLKQQGRFLLLLWAFIATIIVVYYLFLVGFGVGKTAVVIGFSLIGMAGSYAVAWYGIRVNTLANARTAHASLGGRPYPVHDIPLRSGMSIGMVLISVELAMMLIILVMLPGEIAGACFIGFAIGESLGASALRIAGGIFTKIADIGADLMKIVFRIKEDDARNPGVIADCTGDNAGDSVGPSADGFETYGVTGVALITFILLGVPDQTLQIQLLVWIFVIRAVMVVASGLSYFINHAITKARYGDAEEMDFERPLTTLVWITSGLCIAATFGTSALLIGGLEDGLWWKLSLIVSCGTLAGALIPELVKAFTSTKSRHTREVVVSSSKGGASLGILSGLVAGNFSAYWLGLAITGLMAVSYFISTLGMASFMLAPAVFAFGLVAFGFLGMGPVTIAVDSYGPVTDNAQSVFELSTIEEIDGIEAELQRDYGIEPDFERAKFLLEDNDGAGNTFKATAKPVLIGTAVVGATTMIFSIMMGLTGGLEHDVENLSLLHAPFLLGLLVGGAVIFWFTGASMQAVTTGAYRAVEFIGTTIDLDSEATRASEEDSSKVVEICTKYAQKGMFNIFLGVFFATLAFSFVEPFFFIGYLIAMALFGLYQAIFMANAGGAWDNAKKLVEVDLAAKGTPLHEATIVGDTVGDPYKDTSSVALNPVIKFTTLFGLLAVELAVSLQGQYGTALTGSLAVVFFLVSAYFVHRSFYGMTIGDKLSDVEVGDTLEVEEAA; translated from the coding sequence ATGAACGTCTCATCCCCCACCAGTCCCACGCCCCCGCGCCCCGCCGCGGATCCGGGGAGAAGCTCGACGCGACGGGGGCGAGCAAGACGCGCGGTCCTCCTGGGATCGGCTGCGCTGCTGCTGGCCGGCTGCGCTGGTGGGGGCGGCACCAGCGGACACGAGATCGGCGGCGAGGCGAACCTCCAGCTTCCTGACCTCGGCCAGGTGTCCTTCATCGGCCTCCCCGGCGACGTGCTGCTGGGCCTCGGCCTCATCGTGTGCGCGCTGGGCCTGTGCTTCGGCGTGCTGACCTACCGCTCGCTGAAGCGGATGCCCGCGCACCAGGCGATGCGCGAGATCTCCGAGCTCATCTACACGACCTGCAAGGCCTACCTGAAGCAGCAGGGCCGGTTCCTGCTGCTGCTCTGGGCATTCATCGCGACGATCATCGTCGTCTACTACCTGTTCCTGGTTGGCTTCGGCGTCGGAAAGACCGCCGTGGTCATCGGGTTCTCGCTGATCGGCATGGCCGGTTCGTACGCGGTCGCCTGGTACGGCATCCGCGTCAACACGCTGGCGAATGCACGGACCGCGCACGCCTCGCTGGGGGGCAGGCCGTACCCGGTCCACGACATCCCGCTGCGCTCCGGCATGAGCATCGGCATGGTGCTGATCTCGGTCGAGCTGGCGATGATGCTCATCATCCTCGTGATGCTGCCCGGCGAGATCGCGGGCGCGTGCTTCATCGGCTTCGCCATCGGCGAGTCGCTCGGAGCCTCCGCGCTGCGCATCGCGGGCGGCATCTTCACCAAGATCGCCGACATCGGCGCCGACCTCATGAAGATCGTCTTCCGCATCAAGGAGGACGACGCCCGCAACCCCGGCGTGATCGCCGACTGCACGGGCGACAACGCCGGCGACTCCGTCGGCCCCTCGGCCGACGGGTTCGAGACCTACGGCGTCACGGGCGTCGCGCTCATCACGTTCATCCTGCTGGGCGTGCCAGACCAGACGCTGCAGATCCAGCTGCTGGTGTGGATCTTCGTCATCCGAGCGGTGATGGTCGTCGCGTCCGGCCTGTCCTACTTCATCAACCACGCCATCACGAAGGCCCGCTACGGCGACGCCGAGGAGATGGACTTCGAGCGACCGCTGACCACGCTGGTGTGGATCACGTCGGGCCTGTGCATCGCGGCGACGTTCGGGACCTCGGCTCTGCTGATCGGCGGGCTCGAGGACGGGCTCTGGTGGAAGCTGTCGCTGATCGTGTCCTGCGGCACGCTGGCAGGCGCGCTGATCCCGGAACTGGTGAAGGCCTTCACGTCGACCAAGTCGCGGCACACGCGCGAGGTCGTGGTGTCGTCCAGCAAGGGCGGCGCGTCGCTCGGCATCCTGTCGGGCCTGGTGGCCGGCAACTTCTCCGCCTACTGGCTCGGGCTGGCGATCACGGGCCTGATGGCCGTGTCGTACTTCATCTCCACGCTCGGCATGGCGTCGTTCATGCTGGCGCCGGCGGTGTTCGCGTTCGGCCTCGTGGCCTTCGGGTTCCTGGGCATGGGGCCGGTGACGATCGCCGTCGACTCCTACGGGCCGGTGACGGACAACGCTCAGTCGGTGTTCGAGCTGTCCACGATCGAGGAGATCGACGGCATCGAGGCCGAACTGCAGCGTGACTACGGCATCGAGCCCGACTTCGAGCGGGCGAAGTTCCTGCTCGAGGACAACGACGGCGCCGGCAACACCTTCAAGGCGACCGCCAAGCCGGTGCTGATCGGCACGGCAGTCGTCGGGGCGACGACCATGATCTTCTCGATCATGATGGGGCTCACCGGCGGGTTGGAGCACGACGTCGAGAACCTGTCGCTGCTGCACGCGCCGTTCCTGCTCGGCCTGCTGGTCGGCGGTGCCGTGATCTTCTGGTTCACGGGCGCCTCGATGCAGGCGGTCACCACTGGCGCCTACCGCGCGGTGGAGTTCATCGGCACGACGATCGACCTCGACAGCGAGGCCACCCGCGCGAGCGAGGAGGACTCGTCGAAGGTTGTCGAGATCTGCACGAAGTACGCGCAGAAGGGCATGTTCAACATCTTCCTCGGCGTGTTCTTCGCGACGCTCGCCTTCTCCTTCGTCGAGCCGTTCTTCTTCATCGGCTACCTGATCGCGATGGCGCTGTTCGGCCTCTACCAGGCGATCTTCATGGCCAACGCGGGCGGCGCCTGGGACAACGCGAAGAAACTCGTCGAGGTGGACCTGGCTGCGAAGGGCACCCCGCTGCACGAGGCGACGATCGTCGGCGACACCGTCGGCGATCCCTACAAGGACACCTCGTCGGTGGCGCTCAACCCGGTCATCAAGTTCACGACGCTGTTCGGCCTGCTGGCCGTCGAGCTGGCCGTGTCGCTGCAGGGCCAGTACGGCACGGCCCTGACAGGCTCGCTCGCGGTGGTCTTCTTCCTCGTCAGCGCGTACTTCGTGCACCGCTCGTTCTACGGCATGACGATCGGCGACAAGCTCTCAGACGTCGAGGTGGGTGACACGCTGGAGGTCGAGGAGGCCGCTTGA
- a CDS encoding outer membrane protein assembly factor BamB family protein: MQSDGELLDLDLPQRPPARPARPGWPVVVAVVILMGIAVAAGLLVQRQPSRYLAGEPTEAWFQADVIDVVATGDDQLLVTVSDGSTHHIQLRDGADGQIRWSVEDETALRLASDLPGTRWVALTEDRGSFDTTTRPVGVRLLDRASGAVDEVLALASSRTTDSTVLDSSLLSSVDGTLILIEPAAEGDSYAVSRLRSPRRDDAAWTATVPSALVPDVYGRRPPVERDGWLLFPAGYESIGTPPLYTLALDLDTGEMVEWVEPDLPFSVVDDTAVTWGADGSLRGLDLATGRELWTRSDPISWLLADGGVLAEVIDGQLTTVRLLSPRTGEVVFDLAVDAFPTAMLRYGDMLVLADGSASFGLDTVTQRKSPLLAYDLRTGAAMWSAFDDADASLDGVVALSAGAGQIVATSTQDRWGGMALHGIDPSTGALTWTWGPEEALVQQTGARWTVLSGEGISVLG, translated from the coding sequence ATGCAGTCCGACGGGGAGCTCCTCGACCTCGACCTGCCCCAGCGCCCTCCGGCCAGGCCGGCACGACCGGGCTGGCCGGTGGTGGTGGCCGTTGTCATTTTGATGGGCATCGCAGTCGCCGCAGGGCTTCTCGTGCAACGTCAGCCGAGCCGCTACCTCGCCGGAGAACCCACCGAGGCGTGGTTCCAGGCGGATGTCATCGACGTCGTGGCGACCGGCGACGACCAGTTGCTTGTCACGGTCTCCGACGGCTCGACGCACCACATCCAGTTGCGCGACGGTGCCGACGGTCAGATCCGCTGGTCGGTGGAGGACGAGACGGCCCTCAGGCTCGCGTCGGACCTCCCCGGCACGCGGTGGGTGGCGCTGACGGAGGACCGCGGATCGTTCGACACCACGACGCGGCCGGTGGGCGTGAGGCTCCTCGACCGCGCGTCGGGCGCCGTCGACGAGGTGCTCGCCCTGGCCTCCAGCCGTACGACCGACTCCACGGTGCTCGACTCGTCGCTCCTGAGCAGCGTCGACGGGACCCTCATCCTCATCGAACCGGCTGCCGAAGGGGACTCATACGCCGTGTCGCGGCTCCGGTCCCCCCGACGCGACGACGCCGCCTGGACCGCCACCGTCCCCTCCGCGCTCGTGCCCGACGTCTACGGCCGCAGACCGCCGGTCGAGCGCGACGGCTGGCTGCTGTTCCCGGCCGGCTACGAGTCCATCGGCACCCCCCCGCTGTACACCCTCGCCCTCGACCTCGACACGGGCGAGATGGTCGAGTGGGTGGAGCCGGACCTCCCCTTCTCCGTCGTCGACGACACTGCCGTCACCTGGGGAGCCGACGGCAGCCTCCGCGGGCTGGACCTCGCCACGGGACGCGAGCTCTGGACCCGCAGCGACCCGATCTCCTGGCTTCTGGCCGACGGGGGAGTCCTCGCCGAGGTGATCGACGGACAGCTGACCACCGTCCGGCTGCTGTCGCCGAGAACAGGCGAGGTGGTGTTCGACCTCGCCGTCGACGCGTTCCCGACGGCGATGCTGCGCTACGGGGACATGCTCGTGCTCGCCGACGGGTCCGCCTCCTTCGGCCTCGACACCGTCACGCAGCGCAAGAGCCCCCTGCTCGCCTACGACCTGAGGACTGGTGCGGCGATGTGGAGCGCGTTCGACGATGCCGACGCGTCTCTCGACGGGGTGGTGGCGCTCAGCGCGGGGGCCGGGCAGATCGTGGCCACCTCGACCCAGGACCGCTGGGGAGGCATGGCCCTGCACGGCATCGACCCGTCGACCGGCGCCCTGACCTGGACATGGGGACCCGAGGAGGCCCTGGTGCAGCAGACCGGTGCCAGGTGGACCGTGCTGTCGGGCGAAGGCATCTCCGTCCTCGGCTGA
- a CDS encoding pyruvate, water dikinase regulatory protein, translating to MTAEKLEIHVIADSTGESAVRIARAAQAQFSTRQFTIVRHRKVATTGALMQALEQIRAAAPHAAVLLTLVNEERAELVRNFCDDEAIPYADLMTDAISALERISGEAAEQVPMRPLNVEAEYFVRMAAIDFAVRNDDGALPQMLREADICLVGPSRSGKTPLSIYLAYLGYKAVNVPLVPGIEPPPELYEVDRWRLIGLTMDAERLLKIRSQRVKGLGGFGTKDGYADLAKIYDELDEIAKVHRRLGCPIIDTTGIALEEAASRIIDIVDARAEKAGSRLRRPAGIARPKVAWSPLP from the coding sequence ATGACAGCAGAGAAGCTGGAAATCCACGTCATCGCTGACTCCACGGGGGAGTCCGCCGTGCGGATCGCCAGGGCTGCGCAGGCGCAGTTCTCGACGAGGCAGTTCACGATCGTCCGGCACCGGAAGGTCGCCACGACGGGCGCCCTGATGCAGGCCCTCGAGCAGATCCGGGCCGCAGCGCCGCACGCCGCGGTGCTGCTGACGCTCGTCAACGAGGAGCGCGCCGAGCTGGTGCGGAACTTCTGCGACGACGAGGCCATCCCCTACGCCGACCTGATGACCGACGCGATCAGCGCCCTGGAGAGGATCAGCGGCGAGGCGGCCGAGCAGGTGCCCATGCGCCCGCTGAACGTCGAGGCCGAGTACTTCGTGCGCATGGCGGCCATCGACTTCGCCGTCCGCAACGACGACGGCGCACTCCCGCAGATGCTGCGTGAGGCCGACATCTGCCTCGTCGGGCCGTCGCGCTCCGGCAAGACGCCGCTGTCGATCTACCTCGCCTACCTCGGCTACAAGGCCGTCAACGTGCCGCTCGTGCCGGGCATCGAGCCGCCTCCCGAGCTGTACGAGGTCGACAGGTGGCGCCTCATCGGACTGACGATGGACGCCGAGCGCCTGCTGAAGATCCGCAGCCAGCGCGTGAAGGGGCTGGGCGGCTTCGGGACGAAGGACGGCTACGCCGACCTGGCGAAGATCTACGACGAGTTGGACGAGATCGCCAAGGTGCACCGGCGGCTGGGGTGCCCGATCATCGACACGACCGGCATCGCGTTGGAGGAGGCGGCGAGCCGGATCATCGACATCGTTGACGCCCGTGCGGAGAAGGCGGGATCGCGGCTGAGACGCCCGGCGGGCATCGCCAGGCCGAAGGTTGCCTGGTCGCCGCTGCCCTGA